A genomic region of Eubacterium sp. 1001713B170207_170306_E7 contains the following coding sequences:
- a CDS encoding L,D-transpeptidase family protein: protein MDEKNLQDQREERTREEQAIENASLFERPVPPEDEVIIDEPAAPEAEAETIIDPPEPPEGETENAGPDVGEVLSFDDDDDTTVKDSGDGGEPPDMPEKKGHKKVWIGIGIGAAVILAIYLGLSFYFSTRFYFNTTMNGFNVTGKTAAQVDEEMQQNAATHTLTLKERGEKTETIAADQVNMRYISDGKISQMLNDQNAFTWPMSLLPSGRQDLEATFSYDEAQLISALNQLQAVSGAEVVKVANAYPKFNGASYAIEPEVTGNELDPAKLKEAVKNAILSGDTELDLEAADCYKKPSFTKESAKVKEAMDTMNKYLNATVTYTFGDATEVLDKNTINTWLAVDDNMDVQFNQDLMTTYVANLSDKYDTYGITRSFQTSGGGSVSISSGDYGWLIDQDEEVAALIPIIQAGQPVTREPVYAQTAASHGSPDYGNTYVEISLGGQYMWFYKNGSLVVGTPVVTGSLSGGFATPSGVYGLDYKAMNVTLKGEGYASPVTFWMPYAGDIGIHDASWRTDFGGSIYVNSGSHGCVNTPYAAAQAIYNGVEDGTPVIVY from the coding sequence ATGGATGAAAAGAATTTACAAGATCAGCGCGAGGAGCGTACCCGCGAAGAGCAGGCAATTGAGAACGCCTCTCTGTTTGAGCGTCCTGTCCCCCCGGAGGATGAGGTGATAATTGATGAGCCCGCAGCGCCGGAGGCAGAAGCGGAAACCATCATTGATCCCCCGGAGCCGCCGGAGGGCGAGACGGAAAATGCCGGTCCTGATGTCGGCGAGGTTCTCAGCTTTGACGACGATGATGACACCACGGTCAAGGATTCAGGCGATGGCGGGGAGCCGCCGGATATGCCTGAAAAGAAAGGCCATAAAAAGGTCTGGATTGGCATCGGCATTGGTGCCGCCGTTATTCTGGCCATTTACCTTGGCTTAAGCTTTTACTTCAGCACCCGCTTTTATTTTAACACCACCATGAACGGCTTTAACGTCACTGGAAAGACTGCGGCCCAGGTCGATGAAGAAATGCAGCAGAACGCGGCCACACACACCTTAACGTTAAAAGAACGCGGCGAAAAAACCGAAACCATTGCCGCGGATCAGGTCAACATGCGCTACATTTCGGATGGCAAGATTTCCCAGATGCTAAACGACCAGAATGCTTTTACCTGGCCGATGTCACTGCTTCCATCGGGCCGTCAGGATCTGGAGGCAACCTTCAGCTATGACGAGGCCCAGCTCATCAGCGCCCTGAACCAGCTTCAGGCCGTATCCGGCGCCGAGGTCGTCAAGGTCGCCAATGCCTATCCTAAATTTAACGGCGCGAGCTACGCCATCGAGCCTGAGGTTACCGGCAACGAGCTGGATCCTGCCAAGCTCAAGGAAGCCGTGAAAAACGCTATCTTATCCGGTGATACTGAGCTGGATCTGGAAGCGGCCGACTGCTATAAAAAGCCTTCCTTTACTAAGGAGTCCGCTAAAGTTAAAGAGGCCATGGACACCATGAACAAATACCTGAACGCCACGGTCACCTATACCTTTGGCGACGCCACAGAGGTGCTGGATAAAAACACCATCAATACCTGGCTGGCAGTGGACGACAATATGGACGTCCAGTTCAACCAGGACCTTATGACCACCTATGTGGCAAACCTGTCCGACAAGTACGATACCTATGGTATTACGCGCAGCTTTCAGACAAGCGGCGGCGGCAGTGTCAGCATTTCCTCCGGCGATTACGGCTGGCTGATCGACCAGGACGAAGAGGTCGCTGCCCTTATCCCGATTATCCAGGCCGGACAGCCTGTCACCCGGGAACCCGTTTACGCGCAGACTGCCGCAAGCCACGGCTCACCGGACTACGGCAATACCTATGTGGAAATCAGCCTCGGCGGACAATACATGTGGTTCTATAAGAACGGCAGCCTGGTCGTCGGCACCCCGGTTGTTACAGGCAGCCTGAGCGGAGGCTTCGCCACACCAAGCGGCGTTTACGGCCTTGATTATAAGGCGATGAATGTCACCTTAAAGGGCGAGGGTTATGCCTCTCCGGTTACCTTCTGGATGCCCTACGCTGGCGACATCGGTATTCACGACGCCTCCTGGCGGACGGATTTCGGCGGCAGCATTTATGTAAACAGCGGCTCCCACGGCTGTGTCAACACACCCTACGCAGCTGCTCAGGCCATTTATAATGGTGTCGAGGACGGCACTCCCGTCATTGTCTATTAA
- a CDS encoding energy-coupling factor ABC transporter permease, whose product MTKNQRKFVTLLGAWALVFGIVPAANAMHIMEGYLPVGYCIAWGVICIPFLAAGFFSIKKTLTGNRRSITLLAMAGAFIFVISSLKIPSVTGSCSHMTGTGLGAILFGPSAVSILGIIVLLFQAILLAHGGLTTLGANTFSMAIAGPFVSFGIYKLCQKLKVNRKVGVFLAAALGDLFTYCITSFQLALAYPSEQGGVAASAVKFLGVFAPTQLPLAIIEGILTVIIVIALETYASPELKSIGFLASEEV is encoded by the coding sequence ATGACAAAGAACCAAAGAAAGTTTGTCACACTGCTGGGCGCGTGGGCGCTTGTATTCGGGATTGTACCCGCCGCAAACGCAATGCATATTATGGAGGGCTATCTTCCTGTGGGGTACTGCATTGCATGGGGCGTTATCTGTATTCCCTTTTTAGCTGCCGGGTTTTTCTCAATTAAGAAAACCCTGACGGGCAACAGAAGATCCATTACGCTTCTGGCCATGGCTGGCGCTTTCATTTTCGTTATTTCATCACTCAAGATCCCTTCTGTAACAGGCAGTTGTTCCCACATGACGGGTACAGGTCTTGGGGCCATCTTATTTGGACCAAGCGCGGTCAGTATTCTTGGCATCATCGTCTTATTATTCCAGGCCATCCTGCTGGCGCACGGCGGCTTAACCACCCTTGGCGCAAACACCTTTTCAATGGCCATTGCCGGCCCCTTTGTGTCTTTTGGCATCTACAAGCTCTGCCAGAAGCTGAAGGTTAACCGCAAGGTTGGCGTTTTTCTTGCCGCCGCGCTTGGGGATTTGTTCACCTACTGTATTACCAGTTTCCAGCTGGCTTTGGCTTATCCTTCTGAACAGGGCGGTGTGGCCGCATCGGCTGTAAAATTCCTGGGTGTCTTTGCCCCGACTCAGCTGCCGCTGGCCATCATCGAAGGGATTTTAACGGTTATTATCGTTATCGCTTTAGAAACCTACGCAAGCCCGGAACTCAAATCCATTGGCTTCTTAGCATCGGAGGAAGTGTAA
- a CDS encoding energy-coupling factor ABC transporter substrate-binding protein: MSKNKKLVIVLLVIVALLVVVPLFALQGAEFGGSDDAGSTMIEEIQGGEYEPWFTPVLETMINGELPGEVESLIFCLQTGIGVGILAFFMGRLVERKKLGKEEAEL, encoded by the coding sequence ATGAGCAAAAACAAAAAATTAGTGATCGTTCTCCTGGTGATTGTGGCTTTACTGGTGGTCGTACCACTTTTTGCCCTTCAGGGCGCTGAATTTGGCGGTTCTGACGACGCGGGCAGCACAATGATTGAAGAAATTCAGGGCGGCGAATACGAGCCCTGGTTCACCCCTGTGCTTGAGACCATGATCAACGGTGAACTGCCTGGCGAGGTAGAATCTCTGATTTTCTGCCTTCAGACCGGGATTGGCGTTGGTATTCTGGCTTTCTTTATGGGCCGCCTGGTTGAGCGGAAAAAGCTTGGCAAGGAAGAAGCCGAGCTGTAA
- a CDS encoding energy-coupled thiamine transporter ThiT, which translates to MLEFFIKPVASDGGITYLPTTAGYAVLIGLMAVVLVTASLAAGKTEHRQISTRHLTFCAAAIALAVVASNIKIFHLPTGGSVTLFSMLFITLTGYWYGPKTGILAAIAYGILQMVIDPFILYPLQVLVDYVLAFGALGLSGFFSQSKHGLIKGYLAGICGRYVFAVLSGWLFFGSMAWEGWGALPYSMVYNAVYIFSEGALTMILLAVPSVSKGLARVREIAEI; encoded by the coding sequence ATGCTTGAATTTTTTATAAAGCCCGTAGCGTCTGACGGCGGTATCACCTATCTGCCGACAACCGCGGGATACGCTGTGCTCATCGGTCTGATGGCAGTGGTGCTGGTGACCGCCTCGCTGGCTGCCGGGAAAACCGAACACCGTCAGATCAGTACCCGGCATCTGACCTTCTGCGCGGCGGCCATTGCGCTGGCAGTGGTGGCATCGAACATTAAAATCTTCCATTTGCCCACCGGCGGCTCTGTGACGCTGTTCAGCATGCTTTTCATTACGTTGACGGGCTATTGGTACGGCCCCAAAACAGGAATTCTGGCGGCCATCGCCTACGGTATTCTGCAGATGGTGATCGACCCCTTTATCTTATACCCCCTTCAGGTGCTGGTCGATTATGTGCTCGCCTTTGGTGCGCTGGGCTTATCCGGTTTCTTCAGCCAGTCGAAGCACGGGCTGATAAAGGGATACCTGGCCGGAATCTGCGGCCGCTACGTGTTCGCGGTGCTGTCCGGCTGGCTGTTTTTCGGCTCCATGGCCTGGGAGGGATGGGGTGCGCTGCCGTACTCAATGGTGTACAACGCGGTCTATATTTTCTCGGAGGGCGCGCTGACAATGATTCTGCTGGCTGTTCCATCGGTATCGAAGGGACTGGCCCGTGTGCGGGAGATTGCGGAAATTTAA